Sequence from the Opisthocomus hoazin isolate bOpiHoa1 chromosome 7, bOpiHoa1.hap1, whole genome shotgun sequence genome:
AAACTGCTGCAATTTGGAAAGTTCACCCTCTTCTACTCAGCAGAATCGAGTTCTAACATCAGTGCACTTCTGGAACTTCAGTAACGACAAAACAGCAGGGGTTTTCTTCTCCAAATTAATTGATGAGTTTCATGACGAGGTTTCATTGCTCTTCAAGAAGAATTACAACTAAAATATAGAGAACTTGGCCTGAACATAACCTCGCAGAGAAGGCACATTAACGCTTCAGTAGACCTCTCAAAGCTTAAAGCTTACCATTAAGGTGAGAAAGGTAGTCGATATATGCCAGTACGTATTCTGGAATGTCCCCGTATTTTTTCAGCCCTAGCTCAAAAATCTTAAAGGCCACAGACTTATCCTGCAAACATTAAACGAGAATGTTATTAGCTTCAGAGAGCTACGCACCCTCCTGACACTTCTTTAATATCAAACTAAGCATATAGGATTACCTTACTACAATAATACTCCATTAAAGCTGCCGTAACATAGACGTGATGGCGGGTCCGGGCATCCTCTCTTGCTTTCTTAAATATCATTCTTCCAGATTTTATGCCTTCTGCTCGCCTTGCAAATTTCATATATTGGATATAAACCTAAGGTGCGCATGAAGATTTATATAGTATCAGTGCTAACAAAGACTACTAGGATGTAATAAAAGTTTTTCACTATATCTGAAATAACCTTTACTCACAAAACACAGCTAGTACGTGATAACAGAAGGAAGActctgctgtgcctctgtgctgttTTGCTATAAATACTGAGGCAAAGctttttatatactttttttttttaatggaatataCCCCAGACTAATCCCCTAAAATGACAATAGTTCATACACAGATTTTTCAAGGAAGGGGAGGTGAGTAGATGAAGGTAATCTACATAAGCTGGTGCCTTCAGAGGACTAGAGACTTACTGTAAAAAAGGTAACTTTCCAAAAAAGTGAAGACTGAAGACATCCGTCAGGCGAAAGAACAATCAAAAGGCCTGATGAACCGTTTGACTGTACATTATAGAATCCAAGATACAAATCATCCTGTCTGCAAATATTTACACCCGATCAAGGAAATAATAAATGTgctatttaatttggtggccaatTTGTCATTTGCATTGGGATTTAACTTTCCTCCACTCTGAATTAGATCACAAAACCCAGCATTCCTCAAACAGGAGGAACTGGTATGTGATTTCTCAGAAAATGCCTATTTTGGAAGCATTATGATCTGTGTTTAATGAACAGAACATGTCAGTAAATGGATACCTTTCCTCTAACACTGATCTGTTATTTAATTTTAGACCTCAGATGACCTTTTTCCTTCTCATGCTTTGTGGTGTCTATTTATAAACCACATAACTCTTTGAGGGCAGGTTACTTTCTCACACCATTTGTTCAGTACTAGCACAGCTGGCACTACAGACAACCTTGTTTACTGTATAGCTTCAGCAGATGTACAGCAATACGCTTACATACTAATATGATGCATTACAAATTTATTTGCAAACCACATGTACACAGTACGGTGCATTTCTGTGTAGGGAGACCAACGGCCAAAGGCAACGTGCTTTTAATAAGTTAAGGAGAGGCAAAGTGAAATTTTAGTTGAGCCAACAAAACACACACCAATTCTTATGAGCTGTGTCACAAAATCTTTAATATCTTGTATCTTCATTGCTTAAGAGATTCAAAGAGACAGAGGAGAAAAGTGCACCTGGCTTACTGTATCTAAGTGGATTAAAGGCTGTAATTATCAGCCTCACTGAAATTTTAATCTAATTCTGTCATCTCAGTACACCATGCGCTCAGTCATCCTTGTGACCCAATGAACTCCTGCAAGTCCTTCCCCATTCTTTGCGTGTACTCGGGTGACTATCCACGCAGACGTGGAAAAACTCAATACTAAGGATCATCTTACCAGAGTGGGATCAATGTCTTCAATAGCCAGGAGTCGGTTATATATGCTGTGTACTTTCTCATACTTCATTCGACTCTaagtaaataaaaaggaaatacagcCTGCTTAGTAATACTATTACAAATCACCTGTGagaatgcaaaaataaatctgaatgaaaaaaaaaaaaattttccgtTCCCTTTGCTCCCCAGGTGAACACTAGGTATGTCAGGCCCTTTACTCAGATGCATTTTTTGTCTTGTGCAGTCATTTCTTTACTTCCCACTAGTCCTTATGTACATGCTTTTCAAGAATCTCTGAAGTCTTTTTCTGCCATTGCAGGTGTTTGGGATAAGAAGACTGTTTCCTTTACCTCCATCCACAGGTAAAAAGGAGACAGCTAGGAAAGCCACCTTCTTCACTCTCCAACCTCCTGGGTcaccctgccagctgcagccctCCATGTTGCAACGTGCAGCCTTCAAAATGTAAATCGCCAACACGCTCAGGATACAAGAGGCTGCACTGAAAGCCAAGGAAGGCTTTTTCTTTCAAGGACAAAGGGGTTTCTTTGCTATTGTCCTCAGGATCTTCCTGCAAAGACTCTTCCATGTTATGATAAGCGGACAAAATATATCCTGCAGAGGATTTCATAGTCCTCGTCTGATCAGTGGGAAACGGCCTTCGTTCCTGACGGTTTCCTGTGCAAATCCAGCCGCTGCCGGGGCATTACTCATTACGGAGGCCATGCAATATGGTGGCAGCCTGGGGAAAGGGATGTCCCAAGAAAGCTGCAGCACAGGGTGCCGCCCATCTTCCCTCACAGCCACGCAAATACAAACATTAAACTCTCAAGAATTACAGAGGAAAGGTGTTCCTTATCCCCATTTTAAAAGTGAATAACCTGATGCTCTGGTACATGTGAATCTATCAGCCTTTCAACTTCACAGTAATTTGAAAAATATAGCTAATATTTAATTGGAAAAACAGTAAATTTTCAAAAGTTTTATGACTCATACTATGGGCTTTTCCTCTCCGTTTTGTCAGCTCAGTCTCAGCAACACTGAATGAGGTTAAGGCTAGAAGAATCGGTAAATTGATTCTACAGAGTTCTGTGTATTCAGTATGTTTCAAATAGATTACATTATTGATGGGAGATGTCTTTGGGTTTTAATGTCAGTACATCACTGTTTTTGCTCACCTCTTCATAATCTGCATATGCAAAATAAAGAAGCATATTCTTCTTTAATAAAGTGCTGATCGCTCTTTCATAAATATTAGCAGCCTCATCACTGAAAAGTTTAGCATTGTTCATGTCCTGTTATAAAATAAGTATGATAATATGATTGTTCAGCATCTGTGACAATGACGGCCAATCTGTGGAACACCTTCTGTGTGCCAAAAGTCCCAGTGAACTTCCATGCAGTGCTCCAATAAGGAGACAATCATCTCCCCAGTAGTTAAGGGATCACAAAATCTGGCCaaccgccccccccgccccgacaccTAAAACAGGCCAACGCTGAAAtagtttttcataatttttatctCCAATGcaaatacttttatttcctcGAATAGCCCCAATTTTAAATTTCTGAACGTGACATGACTTAGGGTGCTAAATATTTTTCACACCCCCCGCCTTGGTTCTTAAGTATTTGAGGAAAAATTAACGATACACTATGTCAACGCAATGAAATAAGAAAGCAAACCAATGTCAATCTGCTTACCCCTTTTTCAGCTAGCAGTTTACTAGATTGCTCGAGGTACTGTGCAGCTTCATACCAGATATCTGGGTGATGCCCCAGAACCAAAAGGCATTGCTCATAGGCAAACATaactgggggggggaaaaagtgaGAAATACTTCTTGTGTATTACTGCAGAAATGGTACCATCTTGCCACGTATGAAAAGTATGAAATAGAAGTATGAAATACAAAAGCCAGCAAATAAATCCGACAATATTAACACTAATTGGCTTTGAATACAATGATCCTAACTGCAGTTCTTTTATATTGCCAGGAACTTCATTAATCATAACCAGCAGCTAAAACCTGCCTCCTCCACAGAGGAAGAAGCAGAACTCCTTCAGGAACATCAGCCATAAAATCAGGCTGTGATCCACCGTTTCCTGACCTCTGATAAAAGTTCGGTGGCACACAACTATTGCACTGTCCCCCAAAACCCATGTATTACTTTCAGCTTAGCTGGAGCAAAAACTAAAGAGTagtcaaaaaaaaccctacacaattcaagaagctTGATCAACTACAGCTCCAGCGTGATCGCTGAACACTAAATCACATCATTATTTATGCTGGAGGTTGTTAACGGAGCCAAGAAATACAACTGTACGTGTCCTAGCGCAACATCTAATTACCTCTTTTTGTTATGAGAGTTTGATCTTCTGTACGCAGAGGATTGCTCTTTTCCCACTGGATGTATTTCTTCCACATGTCTACCTGCTGCGCCTCTTGTGGGGTATTCTGGGGGGGGACAGAGGGAGCGTTGCGGTCCAGACCTTTCATCACTGTCTCATATTCCTGAAACAGAAGCAATGTTTTGAACAGCATACCTAAACACAGTAAACACTTATTTTAGGTTATGCTTTATAAAACTGACTGATTTTAGCATACCAACCTTATTAGTCTcacacacacttttatttcaaaataagaacCAAGTTTATTGCTAGTTCATACAATTAAATAGAACAAAGCCAACAGAAGGTTGTACCTTTGCTACACGTCGTGCATTCATATAGTCTCTACTCCTGTCTTCGATCATCTTCTTAGCTAAGTGAATATTGATGCCCTGGAGAAGGGTGAAAAAAGGAATTGGGAATGTGCAATTTCACTTTGGAAGTACTGAATCTCATTTCATACAGAAAAGACTTTGAAGCCAGAGATGCAAATATGAGCAAGAAggacaaagttattttaaaatactgatcttGAAAGGTACTGCGTTTCTTCTAATAAACGTATGGGCGAGAACTTACTTATCAGAGAATAAACTCACTACTAAAAATCAACTGACCTCAAGCACCTCGGTGTATTTTGAGTcatttacagcttttaaaaatacaatgaaCTCTACATAAACCTGCTGGGGCAGAAAGTGGAAAGAATTTGTGATgtacatttttcctttgaaatcctGGTCAGCCCGTAGCCTGAGCCACAGCTCCCAGCCTTGGGCTGCCTGCTGTTCACCAGGTGAAGACCGAGCCCGTGTACGAGCAATTCAGTTTTCTTGGACAAGCAGTAACAGGGATTGACCTCaaagctctgccttctcctctgtTCCTGAAGTAACTGACAGCTTTTAAAAGAGGTTATATTCAGCATACACCCTGCCATACACGCACCTTTGTCAGCTGAGGCTGGAGACCTGTCACCGCCGAGTGACAGCCCCCCAGGACCGCACGTGggcacagagggccctgccgtgCTGCTGAGCAGGAACAGCAGGGGATTTAGGATGTGGGGCACAACCCACACCTCAACATCAGCCACACAGGCCTGGTCATGGGGTCCCAAGCATGAACAAGATCTCGAAGGACCGCTCTTGCGGCAGGATAAGCAACCGCCCTTCTGTTCACGCCTGTGTCAGGGTGGGCATTGCTGGTGGGGCTTGCCAGGACTTAGAGGAGGGCAAGCACAGCTTTCAGCCCTATTCCAAACAGGCACCTGAGCTGGGTACCGACCCATGACAGCAGCAAGGTGCTGTCGGGACTCTCGCAGAGCGCTGCCTGGGACAGCTACGTGGGCCAGTCAGCACACACAGCCAGCAACGCCCTGCTGAACGCGGGACTGGGCTGAGGACGCAGCAACGTTCTCCCAGGATGCACTCCCAGCCTCGTGAGGTGCAGCCGTGCGGCTCTGTGAGCCAAAGATTGTCACTTCTCTGTCTCACCAGGGGTGTTACCAGTTTTGGCCACTTGTTTAATTAAAGACACGGGTGACTGACAGGCTGATATTGCTACCCGGTGGCTGCCAGCCGAACTGAAGGGAAGCCTGAGTATTTTAATGGCAGCAAATAGCCAGTAACCTTTCATACCGAGACCTGCATGTGATCTCTGTGTTGCGGGGCTACTGATGTGGGGAATTCGCTTCCCCCTCCAAGGGTCCTTCTGGTGGGGAGCATTTCCCTCCCTGTGCAGGACACCTGCACGCCACAGCCCTCTCCCCCGAGGCCAGCCTAGCCAGGACTGCTCGTGCAGAAACCCGTGCCCGAGCAGAGCACCGGCCCTCGGCTCCCAGCAGCACCGAGCACCCCGAGGTCCCGCTTTGTGCTACATGTGTCAGCCAGAGCTGCCTCAACCAGCAGCAGGTACAGAAAGACTGCAGGACAGGTTTCAGCTATCGTTTTGACAGTCTCCCTATGTATTAATGACAGCAGTCGGAACTAGCAGCGACAGCCTTCCTTTGCTATGTTTGAGGGGAAGAGCAGGCTCACAGGGAAGCTGTACTGGGGATTTTCCTACGCAGGAGAAGGCACGTCGCTGGGTGTCTTCCCTGGTGGTCAGCAGGCTTTCTGTGGTATGGCTGAACACCGACGGGGCGATGAGCTGTCACAGTACATGCTCATGGCTGTGGACACCAGGAGGTATTCCCACTGGCCAAGCACAGTGGCCCTATTAATGTCAGGTCACCAGTCCTCCAACTTGCATAATTAgcaacaaagaaagagaaaaactgccTTTATTTGCTGCCCAGCACACAGCTGACCTGCAGCACGCCGGCACCCGCAACCCCGGGTGCAATATGCAGGACAAGGGAGAGGCTGTATGAGCATCCCTGCTTGACCGTGCTGAGCACGAGGGCGTCCACCCTCCGTCCTGCGTTCTCACCTCCGCGGACGGGGATAGGTTAACCAGCCATTACTCAACACGTTTATGAATACACTATAAAGGTGCAGCTACAAATTAGTGTGCAAGGTCAAGGTTAAGTGTGTTGAAGACGGTGTGGTAGCAGACTCACCTGAACTGACGTTGTAATGGCTTCAGGTGAAGGATGGTGAGAAACATTTTACATGTACCTGAGACTATATAACTTAATACTGTGAAGGAAGTCCAAACCCTCACAGCTGAATGCCATTTTACCCTGTTCAACTAGAACTGACAGGAGAGGAGTGCCTCCTTGGGGAAGCAAGCCCTCATTGCCAGCTGATCTGCTCTAGCTTCCATTAAATAGATTCTTTGCCATTGATACCAGTGATTTCTAATTCACCAGCAATTCTACTGGGCCAGCTGAGAAATGGGACAGTTAAATGTATGCTATAGAAAGTCTTTCAAACAAAAAGCAATTATCACTCAGGTATTTGTGCAGTTTTGCCACAGGTCTTGGTACATACTGCACACGCAGAATGTGTTTATACTGCCAGCCACCTCTTTGACACAATTATTTAGTGGATACAGTTTGGGCACTATACTtcattataccttttttttttttttaaacatgtcacaAACAAATTTCATGTTCTTGATTACCTCTTCGTATTTGTTATAATCTCTCCAGAGCTGTTCTATGTTTATCATTGGATTCACGCAGCCACGCTGGTAAACCCTACGGACAGCTGTTATCCTCTGGTTTTCTGCATAGGATCCCACTGCTTCTCTAAAGAGTGGGGAGAGAGATTCATGTCAGCTATTACAGACCATAACTGGTATGAACATCAACATTACAGTAACTgaccttaaaaaaattcttttaaggTACTTACACGCCCTTCAAAAAATTGATGTAATCCACCCAGATCTATgtgagaaaaaatattaaatataatgaAACCAATGTTTAGCTGTACATCTTATaaagtaagaaataaaatgtttttggtATAAAAACATACCTGGTATGACATGATTTCCATGCCAATCTTATCGAGAGCAAAATCATATGCCTGAGCCATTTTTTctctgaggaagaaaacaaaccacaaagaCCATAGAGCAAGTctttagtatttaaaaaattctttattgAAGATATTCTTTTGTGCAATAAAATCTAAACATTGGGGTACGAAAAGTGTCATTCAACACCCAAGAGTAAAAATTGGCATTCGATAGCTGTTAATTCTGCATTTAGggttttgtttgcctgttttactttttaagaaaattatttaaatctatTGGTGGCAATCTAGCACACTAACAGTTCCCGAGACAGCCTCCTCCCCTTAAGTAAGTGGCAATCCATGTGTGCTATGTGTGCTGGAAGTTGAGAAGATAGAAAACCACTGCTCTCTACATCATCTTAGCGGACAGATCTACTGGACccgtggtttctttttttttcccagaattccCCAAACCTTGTTGCAATTCTCCAGGAACACCAAAAGGGCAATGAGGAGTAACTCCCCTGTGTGGAAACTGCCCCAAATCATTCACATGATTTCTTatccctccaaattcaaactaTTTTTCCCCACATTTAAAATGTTCACAGAATATTTCCTTGGTGAAGTTTCAGTGAAACcagcttttttctctctcccacttTGCCCTCAGTTTCCTTTACTTAAACATCTTTCAGCACCTTACTACCTCCTTGACCACATTAGcaggaaaaatacaggaaagtcaAATTAGACAAAaagaccggggggggggggagctgttttttaattgtttcaaaACAGTcttgtaaaaacaaataaatttttaaaatctgcttttatcCTGTTAATGCATTAGTTAACTTCTCAGCTGTAATACAAAAAAATTATGGTGGGATGAGAAAGAAAGAGTTTCTAGATGCTGAAAAGCACTGACATTTTTTGAAActcatgaaggaagaaaaagcattaaACTCAGTCCCCAGGATTATAAACAAAATGAGTACATGAAAAGGGATGAAGACTAATGCATCCCAAAATTATGACACCCTGATTTTTATGCCTTTTAATGCCTTCCAAAACCTCCAATTACTGAACTATTTACTATTGCTGTTCAAACACAGTACCTCAGCTGGAATCACTGCTGAATTTTGTGGAGACTCTGAACAGAGCACTAAGGGGGAGGACAGCAAAAGCTCCAGACTAAGGAGCAGTGTGTTTCAGACCGGCTCAAGCACCGATCTCACCTGCAGGGAACCAGCATGGATATGCCAGCTACCCCCCCACTCTTGTCCCACCTCTTTTTATGGATCCATAGTAAGGGAGAAATTTTACCCAGAAAGCTGAAttcaagaaattttttaaaaaacgttTTCTAAATGCAGATTATGTATTatacccacccacccacccccccctcaaccccccccccccagcactctaCCAGAAGATCCCCAGGCAGGTTTGCCACCCAGGTTCCTCCTCATCCCCTCGTCAAAAATCAAAAAGAGATTCACCATAAAACTACAATAATTCAGAGCAACTCTGTTAACTTACTTGTAACTAGGTAGCTTCCCCTTGGTTTCTCGTACATAGGAAAGGTAACATTTCCATAAATCAATGTGTAAAACCTTCATAAGGCATCGCTGAAATAACTGTTTAATACATCAAGAAGACGTGATCAGGAGGCAGATACAGAAATCAGGCTTCCACTTTTAACGCTATACATTAtgaattaaaataatctttgtaATTATGATTGAGATTTGTAAGAAAGAGTAAGTTAAACTGCTCTTCCTTTGGACTAAAGCATCTCCGTGCTGTGCAGGGGAACTGGAGAGAATTAAGCAGCGAAATTCCTCTGTGCACTTCACTGATTACAACTTGGTAGCAACAGCAAGTCGACTTCAGTGCTACTTATGTGTTTCTGAATAGCGCATCCAGTGACGGCTACAGTTCTTCTCAATCTGCTTTAACCTAATCACAAGATACTTGTTCTTTCTATAGAGATATATTACATATATTGATAGGACTCACCTTTTCCACTTTGTcataattttttgctttaatctatagggaagcagaaaaaaacaaatcacttaAGAAACTATTTCAGAATAGTACGAATATATTCTTCATAGTATTCTTCACAGCACTATAGCATTCCAATTTGTACTTTGGATGCCTAAACAAATTACATTGTAACACTACACAATATtgcaaaaatataattaaacatacaaaaataatgtACTCTGCTTAGCTTTTCCAAAattagcatttttaatttttttttatttttcacttccacTAGGGCTGAAATTTAGGTATCAGTATGTAAAAGTTGCtttcctgtgttttggtttggacACGCAGACTTAGCCTCTTTTTTTAAGGTACTCTGTTGCCTTAAGTGTATACATTGACTTAGGTACCAAAGCCTCTAGATCAGGATTTAGTAAATTAAGggtaaaatactgtatttacaaAACTAACAGGCTAATAAATGTAATacatttgaatatttatttctcaAAGCACACTTTGCTATAAtatgctgctgctgaacaagggAATAGCGAACCATGGAGAATGTGCTTTTTGCCAGGTGTCCCCCGCCCTGGTGCTCCCTTCCAGGAGGGACCAAACCACGCTCGCATCTCGGCACTCGTTTCACTCAGACAGCACGCACACTGCAAGGGTAGAGGGTGAAACCCAGCCTCAAAGTAACAGGTTGCCTTTCAGATAGGACACAGAGAAGCAGGAGACAGATGTAGAGGGCACACTGGCACCCTTGATTTGTTTATCAGCTCCAGAGACGTTAACATCCTAGGCCATCTGTAGAGACACACCCTGAAGAAACAAGGAAAACCTACAATGCCTCTAGAAGATGCTTATCTGTGTTGAAACAAAGACCCTTCAACGAAATAAGGATTTGTTatgttttattgcatttttttaaggTGTCAAAACTCCCTTTTATATCTCATGGCTCTTCATTTATTTAGGGgattcacagctttttttcttggTGTGAAACATGAGTGTCACAGGAGCAGCTCTCTAAGCCTTTCCTTTTCCCCAGGGAGCATGGCGGTAGGCAGTAAACAGCACCCTTTTGCACCCAGTAGTAATTACACCATTTTTATATCATTCTCATTCTAAAGCACGAGAGAATTTTTAATGGAAGTGTTAGGAAGCACCATCTCATCTGCAGGAGGCCTAAAATAAATAACCTGTCCCGCAGTGCACTGTGCACCATCCACTGTTTCCCCAGTTTCTGTACTCCTGCAACACCCCGGCCCCCAAGACCCCCAAACATAGGGGTCCCATAGAGGATCCCCATTTCTCTCACTCCTGAACAAGATCAATTAAACCCAAGAGAATTCAAACAAGTTTTGCAAAAAAAACTTTTAGTAGCACACATGGCAGACCGGACACTGCTTTCGAACTGCAGCAGTATCCTGCCCTGGccaaagggatttaaaaaaaatccaggtttCCATGAAATTAAGCCTAATTACGCCTTGCACACAGGATTTTTACAAAGACTTTTTGCAAACTATTCAGTTAAAAGATAGCTGACCAGAGAAATGACTAACTACAGAAATATCATTCCTCGGAACAACACTTAACTAGAACAAATCGGGAGGCGGCATGTCAGTGCTACGGAGAACACCTCCACGCTCTGCCGTAAGACACACAGACCCAACGCACCCTCAGGTATGGGCACGTATCCTACTGTCGCTTTCTCACAGGTTTTTGTGTGAAGAGCACGATCTTTCAACCTCAAAAAGCACTTATCATAATAATGGTACGGTTGTTTAGACAGAAATCTTTCGTGGACACAAATTAAGGAGTCTGATCCTGTCTTATTTCTAATCAAAGGAAAATAACCTCCTAAATTTTAAACTTCTCCTCCACTGTAAAGTCCAGAAAAGACATCTCCCATTTTTACTTCATCTTTTTTTGACAGTAACTCCTCATATTTCTCAACACCTCTTAGAATATGACAAGAAGGATTCAACTCTCACTAAAGAGCAAGAGCTCTCAGCCTACGCCTCCCACTCCCTGCAAAGTCCTTTTATCCTTGGTCATTAAGTGAAAAGGAACAAATAAGTCTTGGTTTGTATGTCTAACACAGAGCACAGCTGCCtgtacttttttccccttctgcttaCTCTTCAAATATCTTCAAAAAGATGAggggaaacttctttttttttttttaaaaaaaaaaaagtgaatcccCAAGAGATCATATAAAtcctttttttgtgaaaattaaacaaaattaatcCATGGCTTTGCCACTGATGAAAGGCATCACCTTGTAGTTATTCAAGAACAAGAccaaaaataattcttaaaagcTCAGAATGAAAAGCTATAAGCAGGCAGGGCAAAAATTAGCATGCCTTCCAGGCTTAGCcatgtaaaaaatgtttttgcacaTCCACCTTGAGTTATTATGCCAAAGACAATTCCTAGACGTAGCTGATACAGCAGTGAATGCTGTCTGCCTGCTTAGCACATCTCCCTGCCCCTTGTCACCCAAAAGCCCAATGACAAGTGTTACTCAGCATAAGTGACCCAGACTGACCCCAGTAATTGTATACAGCATTAAGTGAGTGCACAGTAATTCCACTTGATTGTTTACTAGAGCAGTTTTATTAGCGTGGCACCACTGTCACCAAGCAACATCAAAAAGATGGAGCACAAGGAGTACTTATCAATTAGACTACATGCACTTCCAATAACAAAGACCCtgaaaagtaaattattttgctaagaaaacaaaactatatTCTTTATTTGCATGTGTTATGActcaaagaacaaaatattttctacatGAATTATCAGATATATGAAAAGCTGCTGTCCTTCAAGACAGTGTCATGTATTCGTTAAATCCACACAAGTGGTTTGATATTGAcatctgaaaattcagaaatcTCAGTACCGATGAGGCTAGGAGGTTGGAGATTAGCAGCAtgtgttaaaaataaaagaaaaagcagtaaggGCCAACGCTTACTGTCTCTCTCTCAGCAGAGAGTTTTTACCAAGCCCCCAGGGCCAGAGGAAGAGCAGCTATTTCTCCTGCAGGAATCTGTGTTTCTTGGCTCACCCCTCCCCAGCAAACGTCCTGGCACCCTTGGCACAGGGATGGGGAACGCCGATCACAGAGCAGGCACACGCTGCCTCCAGGACCCACCGCCACACATTTGTTATATTTCTTGTTCCCCCTATTACAGACACAGGGACAGGCAGTGATTAGACATGGACAAGCATTAAAGGATTGACGTTA
This genomic interval carries:
- the CSTF3 gene encoding cleavage stimulation factor subunit 3, translated to MSGEGAAADQAAEYVPEKVKKAEKKLEENPYDLDAWSILIREAQNQPIDKARKTYERLVAQFPSSGRFWKLYIEAEIKAKNYDKVEKLFQRCLMKVLHIDLWKCYLSYVRETKGKLPSYKEKMAQAYDFALDKIGMEIMSYQIWVDYINFLKGVEAVGSYAENQRITAVRRVYQRGCVNPMINIEQLWRDYNKYEEGINIHLAKKMIEDRSRDYMNARRVAKEYETVMKGLDRNAPSVPPQNTPQEAQQVDMWKKYIQWEKSNPLRTEDQTLITKRVMFAYEQCLLVLGHHPDIWYEAAQYLEQSSKLLAEKGDMNNAKLFSDEAANIYERAISTLLKKNMLLYFAYADYEESRMKYEKVHSIYNRLLAIEDIDPTLVYIQYMKFARRAEGIKSGRMIFKKAREDARTRHHVYVTAALMEYYCSKDKSVAFKIFELGLKKYGDIPEYVLAYIDYLSHLNEDNNTRVLFERVLTSGSLPPEKSGEIWARFLAFESNIGDLASILKVEKRRFTAFKEEYEGKETALLVDRYKFMDLYPCSASELKALGYKDVSRAKLAAIIPDPVVAPSIVPVLKDEVDRKPEYPKPDTQQMIPFQPRHLAPPGLHPVPGGVFPVPPAAVVLMKLLPPPVCFQGPFVQVDELMEIFRRCKLPDTVDEAVRIITGGLPEIAVEGNGPVENNAMLNKAVKRPHEDSDDDEEKGSVVPPVHDIYRARQQKRIR